The Acutalibacter muris genomic sequence GTCGTTCTCGCACTCCTCGGCGGCTCCCCTGTCCCGCAGCAGGTTGTCCGCGAGGGCGCGCAGCTTCTGACCGTACTTGGCGGCTGTAAGCCCCAGCGCGGCCTCGTCCCGGCGCAGAAACAGCGCCACTATCCTCTCGTCCTCCATTATCCAGCACCTCCTGTGGGGTCCCCTCACTTTATATATCGGCATTTGCGCGCCGGGGGTTACAAAAAATCTGATTTTTTCGGAGGATTTTGGGTATTAAAGGGGCTTTGGCCTGCACGCTTCTCTGTCGTAAGAAATTTGTAAGAAATTCATCACGTTGTACTTAATCTGTTCATATTATTCTTTTAGCGTTAGGAAAAGGCGGTATGGAAAATTAACTTTACCTGCCCATGCGCGAAAGGACGGAGAGCATATGAAGACCCTTACATATATAAATTTAGCCATCGCGGTGGTGGTGGGCCTATGCTGCTGCTATCAGGTGCTGTTCGCCCTGATAAGGGTGCGGGGCCTTGGGCGGCGGTTCAAGGAGCGCTCGCTCAGCCGGTTCGCGGTGCTTATCGCCGCCCGGGACGAGGCCGCCGTGATAGGCCAGCTTATCGACAGCATAAAGGCTCAGGACTACCCCTCGGAGCTGGTGGACATATACGTGGTGGCGGACAACTGCACCGACAGCACGGCCATGGTGGCCGCGTCCCGGGAGGTAACGGTGTACCAACGCAGGAATAAGATCCAAGTGGGCAAGGGATATGCCCTGGAATTCCTGCTCTCGAAAATAGCACAGGACAAACCCGAGGGGACCTATGACGGCTTCTTCGTCTTCGACGCGGATAACCTTCTTGACCCCCATTATATAAGCGAGATGAACAAGGTCTTCTCCAACGGATGCCCGGTGGTGACAGGCTACCGCAACGCCAAGAACTTTGGGGATAACTGGATATCCGCAGGGTACGGCATGTACTTCCTCCGGGAGTCCGAGTACCTGAACCGCCCCCGGGACTACCTGGGCACCAGCTGCGCGGTTTCGGGGACAGGATTCCTGTTCTCCGCTAAGCTCCTTGAGAAGGTGGGCGGCTGGCACTATTACGCCCTTACTGAGGACCTGGAGTTTACCCTTGATTTAGTCTGCCGGGGAGAGAAAATTTCCTATTGCAGCACGGCGGTTTTGTACGACGAGCAGCCCACGGGCTTTAAGCAGTCGGTAGTGCAGCGGGCCCGTTGGATGCGGGGGCTCATGCAGATAATGGGCAAAAACGGCGGTTCCCTTTTACATGCCCTTTTCGGCTCCGGCAGCTTCGCCTGCTACGACCTGCTGATAAACTCCCTGGCGGCAGTGCTCATGGGGCTGGG encodes the following:
- a CDS encoding glycosyltransferase family 2 protein, whose protein sequence is MKTLTYINLAIAVVVGLCCCYQVLFALIRVRGLGRRFKERSLSRFAVLIAARDEAAVIGQLIDSIKAQDYPSELVDIYVVADNCTDSTAMVAASREVTVYQRRNKIQVGKGYALEFLLSKIAQDKPEGTYDGFFVFDADNLLDPHYISEMNKVFSNGCPVVTGYRNAKNFGDNWISAGYGMYFLRESEYLNRPRDYLGTSCAVSGTGFLFSAKLLEKVGGWHYYALTEDLEFTLDLVCRGEKISYCSTAVLYDEQPTGFKQSVVQRARWMRGLMQIMGKNGGSLLHALFGSGSFACYDLLINSLAAVLMGLGFVMNTVMFAVGLCTPGFETGPVVIAALLALGGTYLGLYFTGLLTLITEWRRIPCRASRKILFSFTYPFFMASFMAALAVAMSGGTQWKPIRHTVAVSLGELDGRR